Below is a genomic region from Pirellulales bacterium.
TCGCGACGGCTATTTGACCGTCGACGAGTTCACGGCGACCGGCTGGGGAAACATGGCGAGAAGGAGCGTGCCGGCGTTTGACGACGACGGCGATCGCAAGCTTTCGTACCGCGAATTCCGCGCGACGCCGTTCGCCAACCAGTCCTCGACGTGGGCGCAGGTGCGGCGAGACGCCGACGGCGACGGCCGCTTGTCGTTCAAGGAGTTTTATCTTGAACGGCCGCCGCTGCTGGTTGCGCAGAGCCGCTATTTCTTCGATCGTTTCGACCTCGATCGAGACGGATTCCTGTCGTTGGCCGAGCTCGATTTCGACGTCGATCTCGACAAGATCCCCGCGGAAATTGCCTTTGCGGCAAAAGATACCAATGGCGACGGCAAACTCGCCTTAACGGAGTTCTTCAGTGAGGCGAAGCCGCCCGACACCGATGCCCCTGCGCGAAACCGCTATGAGATGCGGTTGGCGGCGGAGGAGAATCGATTTTTGCGATACGACAAAGACAGCGACGGCCATCTCGACCTGGCCGAGTTCAGCGAATCGCGGAAGGCGGCCGCCGAGGCCGCGCGCCGGCAAGCAAAGGTCCTTTCGGACCGCAAGACGATGCTGGAAGGCAATTACTACGTCCGCAAGGGCGTGCTGGTGTTGAACGAGATCGCGTTTCTGGCGATCGTGTGGCTGGTGGTGCGGAGCACGGGCAGAGGGAAAAGGGGTTAGTGGTTAGTGGTTAGTGGTTAGTGGTTAGTGGTTAGTGGTTAGTGGTTAGTGGTTAGTGGTTAGTGGTTAGTGGTTAGTGGTTAGTGGTTGGCCTCGGGGCCGTTCGTCCGCGAGGCCCTGCGCCTGGTCCAACCGCAGCCAACATTGCGGGGTGGCGGCGGCCGGCGCCGCGATGGCGCACGTCGTGGCGGCCGCGCACGCGCTGGTCCAGGCGCGCGATCTGTGCGAACAAGGGGGCTGGCTGCGCTGGTTGCGGAAGGATTTCGAGGGGTCGGTCCACACGGCGCAGCGCTATATATGCGCTCTCGCGCGGCACTTGCCCGCCAGCGGCATCGATGCGACGCGCGTGTCGCATCGGTCGCAGACGGCGCTCTTGCGCGGCGTGGTGTTTACGGAGCCGTCCGCCGCGGCGTGGTGTTTGCCATCGGAACAAAAACTGAATGCGATCTTACCGACAAGCTCGTCGCTTCTTGACGATTTTGCACATGCCAGGGTGGGACCAGCGAGCTTGCGAGCGCCGGCCCACCAGCGCCCCAATTTTTGGATTTTGGATTCTGCCAATCGAAAATCCAAAATCCAAAATCCAAAATCAGCGTGGGCCGGCGCTCGCAAGTTCGCTGGTCCCACCCTGCAATCAGTAGCCGCTCGAATGCGCCAGCGACCGCTGGCGGGGCCGTAAAAAGCCCTTGAGAAACTCGGTTTGCGCGGCGAAGTTGAGGTGCAGACGGCTGCCGATGACTTGATATTGGCCAACCAGGTCGAGCTCGCGCCCTGGTTCGCTCAGGTAGCTGACCAGCGGACCCACCGGCTCCAGCTTCCAGCGCCCGTTCAGATAGCCACGCAATCGAGCCCCGGCAGGCGCCAGCCAGCTATCGATGGCCAGCGTGGTCTCCACCGGCCGGGCAGGACGCGCTTGACGGTCCGCCCGCGCCAGGGCGGGCAATGCGCCGACCATCGGCACCATCGTGCCTTCGGGCGTTTCCAGTCGCTGGCAGAGATAAGCCAGACCGCCGCCTTCGGCATAAACGCGCCGGCCCGCGCGGACGTGATTCCGCAGGGCCAGTAACATGCAATGGTTGCCGCTTAGCGCCTCCGCATAAAGATCCGGATGACCGCACCCCAGATAGACCACATCGGCTTCGGGCAAAACCTCGTCGCGCAGGGGCGAAAAATCGACGACGCTGGCGCCCCCCAATTCGAGCAGGTCGAGCGTGTCGGGAAAATAGCAATTGAAGGCCGGGTCGTAAGCCACCGCCACCGTGACGGCGTGCTTCGGCGAACGCCGTCGATGCCCGAAGATGCCGCCCGCGGTTGGCGGCATGTCTCTTCGCGCCGCCAAGGCATCAATGACGTCGAACTGGGCGAAGTGCGAAAAGCCGGCTCCCAGTTCTCGGCAAAACTCGATGGGCATCGTGCCGTTCGACATTCGCTCGATCGCGGACCGGCTCTTCGGCAACTCGGCCAGCGCGCCCAGCACCGGCACGTCCCAGAGCGATTCCAGCATCGTTTGCAGTCGAAAGGCGGCGGCCGGCGAGGCGACGCGATCGAGCAGTAACCCGTCGATCTGCGGCGGCCGCTCCGGCAATCGGCAGTCGTCGAGTTTCGCGGCATCGAGCACGACCAGCCTGGGCAGGTCGAGCCAATCGCAAATCGTGTCCAGCGAGCTGCCCTCGACCGGCGGCCCATCAGCCGGACCGAAATGCCCTTCGACGACCGCCAAATCGCGGCCGCTGCAGCCGTGAACGAGAATCTCGCGGCAGGTGGCGCGGTTCATCAACCAGGTGTCGAGATGTCGCGAACCGACGCCCGTGATCGCCAGGGCGCCGTTGTGAGAACAAAAACAACTCTGCGAGTGAAAATGCTGTACCTGCCGGCCACGTTGGGCGAAAGCCTCCATCAAGGCCCAGCACATCGGCTGGATGGGAGTTTGCTCTTGAATCGTGCCCACCGCGAGACGTGGCAGTCGTAACATGGGCCTAAAACCTCTCGTTCGGGTGCGGTGCGGACGACAATTGCATTCTTAGATGCCGCGAATCGCCAGTCAAGCGAGGCGGACGGCCAATCTTTCGATAAACGGGCGGATTCATCGGGGGGGCCGGCGTTGAAATCCTTACCATTGGTTCGGCGCGCCATCGCCTGCGTTTACCGCGAAGCCGGGCGATCGACGGGTGTCGAAGTGACGTCGATGATCCGGTCCTCGTGCGGGCTTTCAGCACCGTCGGCCGACCCAAGCGGATCGGCGGTCAAGTCCGATGGCTGTTCAAGAGGGGGGAATTTCGAGCGGCCAACAGCGCCGTTCCGCTCACGGAGTGAGCGGGCTGCCGCATGATTGTCTCTCTTTTTGGCTCAATCAGCGCTCCACCGGCACAAGGCCGGACGGTGGCGGGGCGAGGCGGCGCCGTTTGGGCGCGCGAGGATTCGCCTCCGCGCGGCGCGGTTCGGCGGCGTCGACACGGCGGCGAGCGCGAAACGGGCGCGCCGGGCCCGCCGCGTCTTACGCGCCACGACCCGCTTCTTGCCTCGGTCGAGCGATGATTGACCGCCGGAAGCCGGCCGCCAACAGCTTTCTTTCCCGTCGAATGCCATTCTGCTACGCTTGGTTGACGACCGACGCGTTTCCGCTGGTGCATGGGTGAACGACGGCGCCGCGGTGCACAAAACAGTGCGTAACAATGAAGTTAAAACGGGCCATCCTCGCCGAGCTCGATCGACCTGCTCGATTGGTGGCGGCGTGAGGGACGAAAAACGCCGCTCTTCTTCGCGCAGCTCGCCCCCGCACCGCTGGTCGTCGGGCGGCCAAACGCTTACCTTACGGAGAGCGGCGATGGGCCGCTGGCTAGGGACAACTGACCACGGACCACGGACGAAACCATGCACGACGTGTCTCTCGCGTTCTTCTGGCACCAACATCAGCCCTATTATCCCGACGACGTGTCGGGCGAAAACCCCATGCCTTGGGTCCGCCTGCACGGCACCAAAGATTATTGGGGCATGGCCATGCTGCTCAAGGAGGTGCCCGAATTCCGCGCCACCATCAACCTCGTGCCAAGCTTGCTCGACCAGTTGCTGGCCTTCACCGACCGCGGCCACGAAGACACGCACCTCCGCGTTTCGCGGGCACCGGCCGATAGCCTCTCGGAGCAGGACCTTTACTACCTGCTCGACAACTTCTTCATGGTCCATCCCGACCACATGATCCGGCCCTACCCGCGCTACCTGGAGCTGTATCAGAAGCGCGGATTGTCCATCGATTCGGCGGCCCGCGCGGCAAAACGGTTCGCCAAGCGCGACCTGATCGACCTGCAATGTTGGTCGAACCTGACGTGGATTCACCCGCTGGCGTTCGAGGTCGATCGCGACCTGGCCGAATTCCGCGAGAAGGGACGCAACTGGACCGAACAGGAAAAACTGTGGCTGCTCGACAAGCAATTGGAGCTGCTGCGGCAGGTGGTGCCGCTGCACCGCGAGCTGGCCAAAACGGGGCAAGTCGAGCTGACGACCACGCCCTACTATCATCCCATCATGCCGCTGTTGTGCGACAAACGCCTGGCGCGGCAGGCCATGCCGCACGTCCATTTGCCCGAACGGTTGGAGGGGTACGCCGAAGACGCGGCCGAGCACGTCCGCCGGGCGGTCGCCTATCACGAGAAGCTCTTCGGCCAGAGGCCGCGCGGCATGTGGCCCTCCGAGGGTTCGGTCTGCCAGGCGATCATTCCGATGCTGGCCGCGGCCGGCATCCAATGGATCGCCACCGACGAAGAGATCCTTTCCGGTTCCACCGACGGCTGGGTCTCGCGCGACGGCCAGGGCTTTTTGCGGCAGCCGGAGATGCTTTATCGCCCGTGGCGGGTCGAAGAGAAAGGCCAGTCGCTGGAAATCGTGTTTCGCGACCACGCCATGAGCGACCAGATCGGCTTCCATTATCAGCGTTATCAGGCCCAGCACGCCGTCGACGATTTCATCGGCAAGCTGGAGGCCATCGGCAACGCCACGGGGGCGAACGCCGGGCAGCGGCCCACGCTGGTCAGCATCATCCTCGACGGCGAGAACTGCTGGGAATACTATCCCAACGCGGGAGTCGATTTCTTGCGCCAGCTTTATCGCCGCGTGGCCGCCCATCCCAAGATCAAGCCGGTGCGCGTGGGCGACTATCTGCGCCAACACCCGGCGACCGACAAGGTGAATCATCTCTTTGCCGGAAGCTGGATCAGCCACAACTTCGGCATCTGGATCGGCCACCCGGAGTGCAACCGCGCCTGGGATCTGCTTGGCGAGACGCGCGTGTACTTGCAACGTGCGGCCAAGTCGGGCCACAAGACCGCGCACCAGATCGAGCAGGCCTGGACCGAGCTGTACATCGCCGAAGGGAGCGACTGGTTCTGGTGGTTCGGCGATTCGCACTCCAGCGCCCAGGACGCGCTGTTCGACCGGCTGTTCCGCAAACATCTACAAAATGTTTATACGCTGCTGGGCGAAGCGCCGCCCGCCGAGCTGTCGCGGCCGATCAGCATGGGCCAGCGCGCCGCGCACCTGCACACGCAGCCGACCAGCCTGCTGAACGTCAAAGTCGACGGCCGGCGGACCTACTTCGAGTGGATCAACGCCGGGCGCTGGCGGCCGAGCGGCTCGCGGGGCACGATGTCGATGGTGCGAGAGAGCCGGCTGACGGCGCTCTATTTCGGCTTCGACGGCGAGCGGCTTTACCTGCGCTTCGATCCGCGCGGCGGCACGGCCCGTGAGCGATTGGCCGACGTCGACACGATTCGCATCGGCTTTCTGCAACCGGCCGGGTTCGAGCTTTTGATTTCGCAGCCGCACTGGCAAGAGCCGATTTTGCAGCTTTATCACAACGACGTGGCCGTGAGCGAGTCGGGCGTGGAGGCCGCCGCCGACATCATCTTGGAGGTCGGCATTCCGTTCCGCAGCCTGGCGCTCTCGACGGATGACACGGTGCAGTTTTACGTGGAGTTTTTGAAGCAAGAGCAATCGCTCGACCGCGTGCCCCAGGAAGGCGCCATCGAGACGCTCGTTCCCTCGCCCGAGTTCGAGAACATGATGTGGCAGGCCTGACCGCGGGAGAAATGTTTGCCGGCCGCGTGCGGCGTTGCTAGACTAATTGTGTGCCTTTCCGCACGTGTCAGCCGCATCACTTTCACCATGAAGCTCGAAGAACAATATCCCGACGCTTTTTGCCATTTCACCACGGCCGACGGTTTCATGAAGGGTTCCGGGCAGCCGGCCGAATGCGTGTGCTGCGACGAGCCAACCACCTGGTATCACAAGTCTCTGGGGCTTCACTTTTGCTCGAAGGAATGCCACGATCGCTACGCGGCGGTCCAGCCCCGCCGCGGCTAGCGCCGCGCCCCGGCGGCAACGTCCCAAGCCAGGCGGCAGGTATAACTCGCAATGCTCAACAGCAAACCGTTTCCGCATACGCTGATCCGCGCCTCGGCCGGCACGGGTAAGACGTTTCAGCTTTCCAACCGCTATTTGGCGCTGGCCGCCGCCGGAACCCCGACCGATGAAATACTGGCAACCACGTTCACGCGCAAAGCGGCGGGCGAAATCCTGGAGCGAGTGCTGACGCGGTTGGCCAATGCGGCCGAAAACGACCGCGCGGCGCGCGAGTTGGGCGCGTTTCTTGGCGACGGCGGCCTCGATGCCGCCAAGGCCCGACAGACGCTGGAAAAGCTCGTACACCAGCTTCACCGGCTGCGCATTTCGACGCTCGATGCTTTTTTCGCACAGCTTGCCCGCAGCTTCGACCTGGAACTGGGCCTGCCGCCGGGCTGGCGGATCATCGACGAGTCGGCCGATCGGCGGCTGCGCAGCGAAGCGGTCCGCGAGGTGTTGGCCGGCGGCGATTCTGGCGAAACTCGCGCGCTGCTGCACCTGCTGAGCAAGGGCGAAGTCGCCCGAAGCGTCAACGACCAACTTCACTCGCTGGTGAGCGACCTTTATGGCCTTTATCAGGAGACGACCGAGGAGGCTTGGGAAGCGATCCCGCGTCCGCCGCGATTGACCGACGACAAATTGGCCGCCGCCATCGAGGCGCTCGCGCAATGTGAGCTGCCGAAGCACAAGAGCATTGTCGAATCGCGCGACAAGGATTTGGCGGCGGCCCGCGCCCGCGATTGGCTCACGTTTGTCGGCGGCGGCCTGGCCCAGTGCGTGCTCGGCGGCAAAACGAGCTACTACAATAAGCCCATCGACGACGGTCTGGCGGAAGTCTATCGAGCGCTGGTGCGGCACGCCAAAGGAGTGCTCGTCGGGCAACTTGCCGATCAGACACGCGCCGCCCGGCAGTTTCTCGAAAAGTTCGACGCGCACTATCGCCGCCTCAAGCTGTCGCGACGGGCACTGCGGTTCGAAGACATCACGCTGGCCTTGGGCAAGTCGAAGCTGGTCGAGCGGGCCGAGCAGCTTGCCTTTCGGCTCGACACGCGGCTCAGCCACCTGCTGTTCGACGAATTCCAGGACACCTCGCTGGAACAGTGGAATGTGCTCAGGCCGCTGGTGGAGGAGGTGGTGAACGGCACTTCGGAGAGCGAGGTAGGGTGGGACCAGCGAGCTTGCGAGCGCCGGCCCACCGTAAACGACGTCGATAACGGTGGGCCGGCGCTCGCAAGCTCGCTGGTCCCACTCTACGAGAAGAGCGCGTCGTTCTTTTGCGTGGGCGACGTCAAGCAGGCGATCTACGGCTGGCGGGGCGGCGTGCCGGAAT
It encodes:
- a CDS encoding glycoside hydrolase family 57 protein, whose translation is MHDVSLAFFWHQHQPYYPDDVSGENPMPWVRLHGTKDYWGMAMLLKEVPEFRATINLVPSLLDQLLAFTDRGHEDTHLRVSRAPADSLSEQDLYYLLDNFFMVHPDHMIRPYPRYLELYQKRGLSIDSAARAAKRFAKRDLIDLQCWSNLTWIHPLAFEVDRDLAEFREKGRNWTEQEKLWLLDKQLELLRQVVPLHRELAKTGQVELTTTPYYHPIMPLLCDKRLARQAMPHVHLPERLEGYAEDAAEHVRRAVAYHEKLFGQRPRGMWPSEGSVCQAIIPMLAAAGIQWIATDEEILSGSTDGWVSRDGQGFLRQPEMLYRPWRVEEKGQSLEIVFRDHAMSDQIGFHYQRYQAQHAVDDFIGKLEAIGNATGANAGQRPTLVSIILDGENCWEYYPNAGVDFLRQLYRRVAAHPKIKPVRVGDYLRQHPATDKVNHLFAGSWISHNFGIWIGHPECNRAWDLLGETRVYLQRAAKSGHKTAHQIEQAWTELYIAEGSDWFWWFGDSHSSAQDALFDRLFRKHLQNVYTLLGEAPPAELSRPISMGQRAAHLHTQPTSLLNVKVDGRRTYFEWINAGRWRPSGSRGTMSMVRESRLTALYFGFDGERLYLRFDPRGGTARERLADVDTIRIGFLQPAGFELLISQPHWQEPILQLYHNDVAVSESGVEAAADIILEVGIPFRSLALSTDDTVQFYVEFLKQEQSLDRVPQEGAIETLVPSPEFENMMWQA